The genomic window tccacctcttgactttagctcaggtcatgatctcacactgtgtgagttcaagccctttattgggctctgcactgacagagtggagcctgcttggattctgtctcctttgtgCCTCtcacccacttgctctctatctcaaaataaataaaaaactaaaaaaaaaaataaccaaaataattataagggttatatttaaaaagtagggTGGCAAAATTCTATTTGAGTGCCTACTtgcaaaaagaaattacattgtATTTATACTGTGAATTTTTGTCTTCTGCCATACAAATCCATTTAGTCATTGCTGCTGAAACACTAAAATTTTTCAGGAATattcttaaagttttttgttggtttggtttggtttggttttctaaAGATTCGACTTAACAAATTAAGGGgcattttttctccttgtttttggaAACTATAATTTTTCCAAAGCTAGTCTGGTTTCTGGCAGCCATTCCAAACCATTGCATTACTGTTTAACTGAAATGTGATTATCATCGTTGCAGTGCATAAACATTGACCTCTCGAGATGTATTAAAacataagtgaataaaaattaatatatatgtttatttttctcttctactttggTTGTGTTTTTCTCTGCAATACTAAACATTTAGAAGAGACTAAAGGATGCAAAAagaaactcttatttttattttgtgtatttccatTTGTGACTTTGGGAGATTATGTAGATTCATGTGACTGTTAAATGGTGCTTTATaaagtttaagaatattttaatacacaAACTTTAATATGTtgactttcttaatatttaatcatattctgcctttttcatgttttatttctgtgtactTTTCTCACATTTCAAAGGAAGTTATCCACTAAAGACCAGCATCCCATTTAACACCTTTATTAAATGTTATAACTAGACTAGCATACATGAAAAAGACATGCCTGAAGGTAGATTttaatacatctttttaaaaatcctctttccctcctttttagtTGTTAACCCTTTTGCTTGCTTTTACAAAATAATTGATAGTAACTTAATAAAGGGGTCATTTCTGCTCTTAGTGCTCTTTAAGTGAGAATGTTAGTTTCCCTGGTTACCTCACATGACTCAGAATTTTgtcctttataaaattaaagaaaagcatcTTTTAAATGGGTAatgagggggcctgggtggctcagttggttaaacatccaacggATCTCTGCTCaagtcttggtctcagggtcgttagttcaagttccacattgggctctgccctgggcatgaAGCATTAactcaaaaataatgaagattgGAGGCTGGGTTTTCATTTGAGTTTAATTGTTCAGGGTACTCTCAGCCAAGAATTTGTGGTTGGGTTTattaaaggaaaaggtaaaacctatttttgtttaaatgaaaattcttATGTGACTAtttgtggcattttattttttaatataatttgtcagattggcttacatacaacaccccgtgctcatcccaccaaATGCCCTCCAgtcaatgaccatcacccattttccctctcccctactcgatCCCCTTCCactctgagtttgttctctgcatttaagagtctcttgtggtttgtctccctccctgtctgtaactatttttcccccttctcttcctccatggtcttctgttaagtttttcaagattCATGAATATTTGTGCATTTCATAGGAGGGGGGCAATTATCTTCCCATACTCCATTTTGTCAAAAGTTTATGTGATGTCCAAGGCGATTTCAGTTCTCCCTTTCCAATATATggttctttcattccttttacaCAACCTATAAAATCGTCAGGCTCCGGAGATTTACTGGAGGataaataagtattaattttAGACCAGTTAACACCTATTTCAGGTCAACTTGTAAATTGTTTCAGATAGGATCGGGGTATGTGTGGAGGGAGCTAGGAGCACAGTGGCTGAGGGGGAGGACAGGCCCTGTCTGTAGAGAAGATAAGCCAGCCAGAATGACAGAATACTTCTACCTGAAGGGAGAGCTCTTGGTGAGGTAATGATAGTTTTATTAAGGAAGTTCTGATCATTTTTCTTAGGAATCAACTTTATAAgcatgtttaagaaaaatattaattacaaaacatttttgttgAAACAAGTAACTAAAACCTTCTCATGCTGTTTAACTTGGTGGTGCCTAAACAGTAGACAATAAttggataaatataaaaattttaaggaaaaaattcatGTTGGTCTCTCTACATAAAGTACTGAATGTAGGATTTTTTACAATgtcccagggagagagagagaacttggaataatgaaaagtaaagcaGCTTAGAATAATAGTCACTAACAGttttattgctgggtcatactaCAATAATTTTCCTGCAGTTCCAGTTTTAATAGGTGTTTTTCCTTAAAGCCTGATGTTTAAAGTGGTAAGTAAAAATTTACCAACACTTTTTTTAGTACATGGGTGACTTTGAGAGTATAAGCTAATATATCtatacatgtataaaattaagcatataaagtagaaaaataccaAATCTGTTCAGTGTGATATTTCAGTGGTTATGAAAATACACTACAAAAAAAGCATGATATTTAATTCCCTTCCATTTCATTCataataaaacctttttattatattaagtAATAACTTATTGATTGGTTTTAAGACAACATCCATTAGGGGAAGAATGACTTACTTATGAACTGAGTTAAAGAACTATTTAAGTGTCACTATATTTAATACAGAATGATTAGAGAAGGAATGTTGCTTTTCTGAGTATCAGATTCTTTATTGAGCTATGGAATTTATGTCTCTGTACATGTGATATGCATTTTAGAATTCTTAAGATTTGGATCCACAGTATCTCCTCTTTCCAGAGTTTCTAAGGGTCATGATTATGAAGCCTCAGCAGAGTGTTTAATAATTCTAAATTGTAATTAGAAGGTAGTAGCTTTAAATGAATACTTATTTGCTTGAAACagctgtttgtatttttaatataatagtttTGTATCTGATCTTAGTATGCTATATAGTATTTCAGTATTAGGAGAAAATGACTTAATACATTCCATCCTCTTGCACTTTTTCTTTCAGTTGTCAAAATGTCACCATTATTGCTGGGATTCCAAGAAATCTCTACAAATGCCTCTGATGACATCGGAAACAATTGGTTCTAATCCTGTGAACTCTCTTGTGAAGAAAGCATGTGATTCCTTTGGTTTCGAGGCCATATCTTTCAGGTCATCCAAAGGTGCCCAAGCCACACCAACAGAGAAGATGGTGATACCTACAATGAAAATGTAAGTGCATTAGAATCAAGCTGCAccttatatataaaatcaggtgtaaatatttttcatgactTAGTTCACAGCTGTAGAGAAAATGCTGTAATATCTGAAAGACTAAATCTCTTTCACCAAATGGTTAGATAGGTTTAAACAGTCATGATGAGAATGGCTAAACAGTTGGGGCCAAACCAAAAGTTTTGCCATCAGTATAACTTAATTAACCACATTAGCAGATAAATCACATGATCACTGACAAAAAGTATTTGGTAACCTGATAAACAACTTCTTAAAAAAGCTACAATACCATACTTAGTGAAATGGTGAAAACTGTCTTAGATTGGCAGGAGAATGGTCTGCCTATTATCATCACTCCAATTATTACCGCCATACAATACTTCCATCCCCCTGGCAAAAGTGAAAAGTTTCTCCCCTCAGTTTTTCTCACTGGTAGATGGATTCAAGCTCAAATTGTTTAGCTCTGACCTAATATAtagttagaatttaaaaaaaaaattatgacctAGCCCTGAAAGCCTACCTATATTCTGGCTTTTGTTAACTTGCACTTCACTATCCCTAAAGGataattttcatgaaaatgatgtggcctggggcgcctgggtggctcattaggttaaatGTCAGGTTGGGATTGAAGTtagttgaagccccatgtctggctctgtgctttggcttctgtgtctctctctctgctcctcccctattcatgctctgtcttgtctctctctctctctctctctctctctctctctctctctctctgtctctgtctctctgtctctctctctccctctctctctctctctctctctcaaaaataaacattaaaaaataaaaaagaaaaagaaaagaaaatgtgtgacCTAACCAGTTCAACTAATTacattggaaaaatatatttgatttaatcTAGTTCACTTTTGGCTTGAGTCTAACCCTGTTAACCATAAATTAGTTCAGtaagatacatttttaagaagtatGATAGCAAACAGGTCTACTGATGTATAAAATAAGCCAGGCATATATAAATAAGTCAACACATAGCTTAAATTGCACAGATCGGTTCCCTATCCTACTAATCAGTATTTCATCAGTATTTAAGTACGTAAATACATTAACAGGTGCTAATACATGTATAAGGGGAAAGGTTAAGTCATAAGGAATTAAATAGGGAAAAGTGTGGAagagtgtataaaaatgcaaggcCGCTCATTCCCGTCTCCCAAGTTAGTGggggttttctgttgttttttgtcttctttgtttgtttgttttaagtattaCTGGATCACAATCACTCAGTTTTATCCCAGGAAAGGGAATGTCAGCTTTTTGTTGCCCTATTTGATCTCAGCAACACATTATGCTAATGTTTTCAGGAATGAGTTGCCTTTGCCAAAGGTAATATTAAGGTTGGggtaagggagaaagaagacctttttatatacttttataacATCAGAGTGTTTTTAttatcttaagagaaaaaaaagacactaagaCACTAAAAAGGAAGTTTAGATGGAATAGAATTAAAGTCTACTGGAGACCCTAACATTGTAGAAAACTCATGCCAGATtcaagactactttaaaaaaaagggtaaaTATCAAATAGATTCATAGTAAATTATGGTAAAATGtgattgggggtgggagggcagtaTTCCAAGTTTGAGCCAAACATAAGGACCTGTACCGTGCTTCCTTGACACATGACATGGTTCTCATGGCGGCTCTCCCAGCATGCAGTGGGGAGGAGTGTGGGCTCGGCCAGGATGCCTAGGCTTGACTGCTGGCCTcaccacttgctagctgtgtggtTTTGAGGAAATTTGTTGCCTCATCTGTAGAGTGAGATTCACAGGACTGGTTTGACAATTAAATCAGTTGATATTCGGTAAATTTCTTGGAACAATGATTGCCACAACATAggtgtttgttgaataaaataaatgcttacgTTTATATTTACAAAACTTGCTGAACCCCTCCTCAGTTTCCTACTCAGACAAAGGACAAGAACTTACCTGCATCGTgtgcagcagcagcagggccTCGAACATCATCATATGACTGCCCGTCTGTGACAATTACCAGAAAGTTCTTGTTGGGGTTATCCCTCACAGGCCCGAACACATTTCTAACAGTGAAGGAAATGGCATCACCTGTGGCAGTTCCACCACTCATATAACGAATGTTTCTGATAACAGCGAGGACATTCTCTTTGGTGCTGTAATCAGTGAAACTGAATTCTGTGCGCTGATCGTAGGTGAACTGTACAGCAGCTATCTTGGCACCAATGTCTGAGATTTCAAAAGTCTTGGCTATGTTGGAAACGAACTCAAGCATGAGGCGAAAATTACTGTCTCCAACACTGCTGGAACCATCAATTAGAAAGGCGATGTTCACTGAGTTATAGCAAGTCTTGCTGCACATCATTTGCTCATGAGTGCAGAGCTTCTGTACCAGAGGCTTGACGTATTTCGTGGTGCCAAACCAGTTGGGCATATGATAAGAGAAGAAGCCATTATTCCGACAGACAGCCTAATGGGGGAGACATAAAAGGGATCAAAAAGCGtttcttcttaaaaatgataaaaacagtgataaaaactttaaatcttGAATGTTCAGAGTTAATCGAGATAAGGATCAGTCTTCATTATGCTTCGAGGTCCAACGCTGGGCCACTGCTCTAACAGAAAACACCCCTCATCTCCTTACCTTGTCAACAAACGCAACATCCTGAACCATCCCCAGTTCTTCAGGGATAGGCTTGGCCACAGACACTATAAATACATTGACGCCAAACTCTCTGGCCACAATGCCTGCTTCCTCAATGTCATCAGAAGGCCAGCCATCAATAAATACCACCACCACTTTGGGGATCCCTTTTCTTACTCCAGCATCTGCTGTGAAGAATTTCTGGGCGGTATGCTTCAAGGCTTTTCCTAGGTTTGAAAAAGAAGCAAGCTGGAGCAGcaaataacatttctatttccCTGTACCATCCTGATGCCACCAAAAGTTTAAGAATTTAACTTATATAGAACTTGGGTCTATAACAGATGCATCAGATAGGAAAGTTTAATTATTCAtcagatccatttttttttttgtcttcacaACCCACGTTACTTCTTCCCCCATCACCTCCCAGAAGCCTCGTTTTTCCTTACCTTACATCAATCATCAAACACAATGGACTCCGACTACTGTACTTTTGCTATCAAGGCCCTTAGTGACTTACTAGTACCTCTAAAGACTCAGAACAAGAAATGTCCCTTCAGAGGGTCTGTAGTGCTAAATTAGCTCTTTTTGCCACAACTGCACTTGTTAAACTTGTTGATCTTTGCTGCTCTTTAACATGTTGAACAGGTAGGTACTTCTTTAAAGTGGTATCTTTTCTATCCAATATAAGGATTATAAATCACAATacttttttttggcttgttttaaACAAGCAATATTAATTAACCCTTTGGTATATTTTTCATTACAAATAGAGTATCTTAAGATGATCAAGTACAAACCTAGCCAAGATTTCAGTGTCAAGAAAAGTTGCACATCTGCTTAAATAAAGTAGCCTAGTACTGTTTTACATGTCTGATCACTTCATAACCCTCTCCTATGTTATACCCCAGGTGCCAAAGTCTACTCACCTGTATTGGAATTACCCCCTTTGAAACCTACTTCCTTTATGGCAAACAAAACATCTTTGGCTGATGTAAAGTTTTTCaagtaaaattctattttgggATGTTCACTAAGTGGAAAAACgggaaaaaaatgttatctaGGGAGAACTGGAAAGGTAAAACAAGCAACATCACATATCTTTACAAAAAGTAAATTGGAcaatgcctcagtttcttaatccCATAGTGTATAGTCAACTAAAGTATTGCATCCTTACTTAAATTTTAAGGCATCTTGCAATAATGTAACAAAAACAATTGCTACCTTGGGGGTTTATCTGGGTAATATGCTAAATATGTATTACAtgtatcatctcatttcatcATAACTGTATATGGTATAAACTACTATCCTTactatataaatgaagaaactgaggctcagagcattTTTGTAAGTTGCCCAACAAAACAGCTGCACTTTAAATTCACGTTTGTCTAAATTTAAAGCACCTGAAACCAGGCTTCGCTGCAGGGCTTGGGCTTAATGGAAATCTGCAGAGGAGGGCACCAGGGTGTCGGAAGGTGACTGGGTGTGAGGCGAGGTCTGTTCCAGTGAGCGACTGTGGAAGCAGTCAGCAGTGTGGGTCTGTTAACTCAGGTTTCTGGTTAGAAGAGGCAATTTCAAGGACATTGAGCCCaacatttcaaaaatgagaaGATATGAGAAAACATATCAAGTATGAcgattttgtatttgtgttatATGATTCTTACAACTATGTTGCAATATTTGGGATTTCCCATATTTAATAGTAAAATGATTTCAACTCATTTTTATCACTATTCTATGTTCATTAGAGACCATGTTGagtaaaacagttaaaaaaaagcaCCATTTGTTGTATTTAGTTTTTAGGTAAGTCAGTATTTCATAAGTATAAAAATTTAGGATTATCAATTTCCATGAAGTCAAGATTTTTGAGGTAAATGTACAGCACTCATTGTACCTCTGCATAGCTGGTGGTATAATTTCTGTATATCTGGTGAAATGTTGGGCCTCAAAATCAGATATTATGGGTTGATAAAAAGTGACCATTAAGGTGAAAAGGTTAACTATCCAAATTGTGATTTATGagatttattcttatttctgCATCCTTAATGATATATTGCTattcttcttaaatataaaatctttatataGTTTATTCTGAGGTTCTTCCTAAAATAGGAAAACTGTAAGTCACAGAGTTTATAGAGAAGCCAGTCTTTGTTTGACCCTACAAGATAGTGtagttttcattttggaaaaagaacTGGATacaaatagcaaagaaaaaattctaaCAAGAAAAGTACTGAGGGGAATtcgcctcccacctcccctgggatgttaaaatgtacaataaagctacaataatcaaagcAGTGTAGAAAAGATGTAAGAATTAGCTTACAGATCAAGGAAACTGACTTGCCTAAACTACATAAAATTGGTACtacaaatcaatgaaataaagtgCACTTGTTTTAATTATAAGGGACAAATGGttaaattatgtagaaaatcAAGTTAAATTctcataccaaaaaaaatctatttaaattaaGAACCAGTTGTAAAAAGTAACAtaagaacaaatgaaatagaaattaatatttgtagTAATGGTGTTACCCTTGCACACTGGTGATATTTTAAATTGGGTCAACTTTCTAGACCGCAATTTAACTTTGTATCTGAAACCTTAAAAATGTCAGAACCTTTTAACCCAATCTCACTTTTAGGAATCTAGTCGAATGAACTAATCAAAGATGCCACAAGGGTGACATAAGGATATTAATCACAATGTAATGTCCAATGGTGAAAAAATGGAAGAATGGTTAAACAGTCATGCAAAGGAACATTATAAAACATCACTTTTTCAAAGAGTATTTGTGATATTGGTAAAATGCTCAAAATACtaagggataaaaaaaatgtcataaaacatttttgtagtTTGAGCTGAGcgtttgaaaaagaaatgcatatgcAGGAAAGGGTGAGGGGTGGCAAAAATGGGGGAAGGTaagtgagagatacaggcttccagttatgaaaggAGTATGTCAAGAGAATAAAGGGACAGCGTAATGAGTATTGTCAACAGCACTGTAACGGCATCTTTTGATGACAGAGGGGAGCTACGCTTACAGGGAACATGGCATAACACACAACGGTGAATcacttgtacacctgaaactaatgtaacactgcgtgtcaactatacttcaattatatacacacacacagacatacacatttACAAacaagtattttcttaaaatactgaaaggatataaaacattttatagtaaTTATCTCAAGAGGGCATATTTGGGAATTTGTTTTCTTGTGCTTTACAAGTTATTCAACCTTTCTGTAGTGAGCATATTATAATCCTAAATGCCATCAGTATtatttgtaaatgaataaaaaaggtcAAGCTTCGGGTCTGCACTCATGGAACTATGGGAACTGTTTAAAAGAATAATGACAGAACAGGGAAGAGAAACAGACCTATCACTTCTAACTTCAGCAAAGAGGAATCAGGAATGGAGCAGAGTACATGTTCAGAGGTAATTAGTGCGAACAACAGAACCTTTTTAGTCTGCCTCTGGTCGTCAAGTTCTCTAAATCCTTTTATTTCAAAGCGAAGCACTGAGACCTACGCAGGCTACTTAGGCAGTCTTATATCTTATATTACAGTTCGCAGATTCAGACGGTCCACAACTAAATGTGTTTATACTGAACTGAAATGCATGTGTCCACTAAAAGGACGGATCTTTTATCATCAAGTGTCCTCCCATTTTAGAAGTTGGTACCTGGCTTGAACTAGGCCCACGTGTGGTCCTTCTGTTCCAATTCCCAACATTAGAGCCACTTTGCCAACAAAATTCTTCTGTAGATTAAATCGGCGCTGCCCAATATTAAAACTTCCATCAATCAGAAATGCAATATCTGCTTTACAGTCTGTGAAAACCCAAACGCATCTCTCCGTTAACAGTttcaaggggagggaaggagagagaatgtttTCCCAAATGGGTATCTGGACTCTTACCTTTATTGCCAGTTTTCTTCTCGGGTGTTTTTTTTAGCCGTTTACCTGAAATGAAGGAAGCAGTGGCATAAATAATAGGAAAACAGTTTCATAGCAAGAAGCCCACATGGAGAAAAGCTCATGACAAGGagtgccatttttaaaaacacttttttaaattaatttcctcACAATTATTAGGACTGGGGAAGAAATGCCCCAGCAGAGAAATAAGTCAGGACTGTTGTAGGCCTTACCATCAATCCAGGACTTGATACCTCAAACCCACAATTCTAATGTTCTTAATTTCTTTGACTTTAAAACTGCCACAGTCTTACGAAAGGATATCCCTGGCTTTTGTTCAAAATGGACACACACTGAATTCCTTCAATACATATGGCAAATGGAGCTAGGAAGTTACTTGGTCCAGTTTCTAGGCATGGTTTATTAGAAAGAAATCGTAGGGCTTCAAGAGAATGTTTGGTAGCAGAGTTTACAATTGAAAATAGGATAGGAATTTGAAATATAGAATTAAATGCTTCCTTATGTAATGCACTAGTAAACTTaagatatttatgtttttcttaattttttttaatttgagagagaaagaaaacagaggggcagagggagagagggaatcttaagcaaggTCCA from Suricata suricatta isolate VVHF042 chromosome 9, meerkat_22Aug2017_6uvM2_HiC, whole genome shotgun sequence includes these protein-coding regions:
- the COCH gene encoding cochlin isoform X1, whose protein sequence is MLGPSSPSTTMSAAWIPVLCLGVCLLLLLPEPVGSQGAVPIAITCSTRGLDIRKEKADVLCPGGCSLEEFSVFGNIVYASVSSICGAAIHRGVISISGGPVRIYSLPGRENYSSVVANGIQSQTLSRWSASFTVTKGKSGTQEATGQAVSTARPPTGKRLKKTPEKKTGNKDCKADIAFLIDGSFNIGQRRFNLQKNFVGKVALMLGIGTEGPHVGLVQASEHPKIEFYLKNFTSAKDVLFAIKEVGFKGGNSNTGKALKHTAQKFFTADAGVRKGIPKVVVVFIDGWPSDDIEEAGIVAREFGVNVFIVSVAKPIPEELGMVQDVAFVDKAVCRNNGFFSYHMPNWFGTTKYVKPLVQKLCTHEQMMCSKTCYNSVNIAFLIDGSSSVGDSNFRLMLEFVSNIAKTFEISDIGAKIAAVQFTYDQRTEFSFTDYSTKENVLAVIRNIRYMSGGTATGDAISFTVRNVFGPVRDNPNKNFLVIVTDGQSYDDVRGPAAAAHDAGITIFSVGVAWAPLDDLKDMASKPKESHAFFTREFTGLEPIVSDVIRGICRDFLESQQ
- the COCH gene encoding cochlin isoform X2, producing the protein MSAAWIPVLCLGVCLLLLLPEPVGSQGAVPIAITCSTRGLDIRKEKADVLCPGGCSLEEFSVFGNIVYASVSSICGAAIHRGVISISGGPVRIYSLPGRENYSSVVANGIQSQTLSRWSASFTVTKGKSGTQEATGQAVSTARPPTGKRLKKTPEKKTGNKDCKADIAFLIDGSFNIGQRRFNLQKNFVGKVALMLGIGTEGPHVGLVQASEHPKIEFYLKNFTSAKDVLFAIKEVGFKGGNSNTGKALKHTAQKFFTADAGVRKGIPKVVVVFIDGWPSDDIEEAGIVAREFGVNVFIVSVAKPIPEELGMVQDVAFVDKAVCRNNGFFSYHMPNWFGTTKYVKPLVQKLCTHEQMMCSKTCYNSVNIAFLIDGSSSVGDSNFRLMLEFVSNIAKTFEISDIGAKIAAVQFTYDQRTEFSFTDYSTKENVLAVIRNIRYMSGGTATGDAISFTVRNVFGPVRDNPNKNFLVIVTDGQSYDDVRGPAAAAHDAGITIFSVGVAWAPLDDLKDMASKPKESHAFFTREFTGLEPIVSDVIRGICRDFLESQQ